A genomic stretch from Falco cherrug isolate bFalChe1 chromosome 1, bFalChe1.pri, whole genome shotgun sequence includes:
- the C1H17orf67 gene encoding uncharacterized protein C17orf67 homolog, whose amino-acid sequence MKTFLVFVSFLVLMTTFTDTSPILTEKDAKQILRTRREDRPRKAGFPDEPMREYMLYLQRLEQRSEEQFLEHWLNPHCYPHCNRDLVHPI is encoded by the exons atgaagacatttcttGTGTTTGTCTCCTTTTTGGTCCTGATGACCACTTTTACAG aCACTTCACCAATTTTGACTGAAAAAGATGCCAAACAGATTCTGAGAACTCGTCGTGAAGACAGACCGAGAAAAGCTGGTTTCCCTGATGAGCCAATGAGG gaGTATATGCTTTACCTCCAGCGCTTGGAGCAGAGATCAGAAGAGCAATTCCTTGAACACTGGTTAAACCCACATTGCTACCCACACTGCAACAGGGATTTAGTGCATCCGATCTAA